The following are encoded in a window of Anas platyrhynchos isolate ZD024472 breed Pekin duck chromosome 30, IASCAAS_PekinDuck_T2T, whole genome shotgun sequence genomic DNA:
- the LOC119714823 gene encoding olfactory receptor 14A16-like, which yields MSQMSNGSSITEFLLLPFADTRELQLLHFALFLGIYLSALLGNGLILTATACDHRLHTPMYFFLLNLALLDLGCISTTLPKAMANSLWDTRAISYAGCVAQVFSFIFLISAEYFLLTVMSYDRYVAICKPLHYRSLLGSRACAQMAAAAWGSGFLYALLHTANTFSLPLCQGNAVDQFFCEIPQVLKLSCTDSYLREAGLLTFTSFLGFGCFVFIVLSYVQIFRAVLRIPSEQGRHKSFSTCIPHLSVVSLFFSTVIFAYLKPLSISSPNLNLIVAVLYSVLPPVLNPFIYSMRNQDFRDSIWKLLIGFLSVATDCLPFSANDSQRMSRQALLPFSLVFVDLFGCFSFVSLL from the coding sequence ATGTCTCAGATGTCCAACggcagctccatcactgagttcctcctcctgccgttcgcagacacacgggagctgcagctcctgcacttcgcgctcttcctgggcatctacctgtctgccctcctgggcaacggcctcatcctcacagccacagcctgcgaccaccgcctccacacccccatgtacttcttcctcctcaacctcgccctcctcgacctgggctgcatctccaccactctccccaaagccatggccaattccctctgggatacgagggccatttcctatgcaggatgtgttgcacaggtcttttcatttatcttcttgatatcagcagagtattttcttctcactgtcatgtcctatgaccgctacgttgccatctgcaagcccctgcactacaggAGCCTcttgggcagcagagcttgtgcccagatggcagcagctgcctggggcagtggctttctctatgctctgctgcacactgccaatacattttccctgcccctctgccaaggcaatgctgtggaccagttcttctgtgaaatcccccaggtcctcaagctctcttgcacagactcctacctcagggaagctgGGCTTCTCACGTTCACTTCCTTTTTGGGTTTTggatgctttgttttcattgttctgtcctatgtgcagatcttcagggctgtgctgaggatcccctctgagcagggccggcacaaatcCTTTTCCACATGCATCCCTCACCTCTCTGTTGTCTCACTCTTTTTCAGCACTGtcatatttgcctacctgaagccactctccatctcctccccaaaCCTGAACCTCattgtggcagttctgtactcagtgctGCCTCCAGTattgaaccccttcatctacagcatgaggaaccaggattTCAGGGATTCAATATGGAAACTGTTGATTGGGTTTTTATCTGTGGCCACAGACTGTCTACCTTTTTCTGCAAATGACTCCCAGCGTATGTCACGACAGGCACTCTTGCCTTTCTCTTTGGTGTTTGTTGatttatttggttgtttttcctttgtgtccTTGTTGTAA